TTTCTCTAAAAATTCTTGGGCCACTTAGTTACTTTCTTGGAAATGGAGGATTGTTCTTGTCTCAATCTAAACTAGTTAACAAGGACCAAGATGACTGAAGCAAGGAATTGGACCAATGGTTAGTGGGCCTCTTCTTTCTGCTCGACAAGGTGAGACATTTTTCGATGTGCATCTTTATCAAAATATGGTGGGAGCACTTCGAAATTCCATACTTACTCGACCAGAAATTTTCTTCACTGTTAATAAAACATGTTATTTTTTGCATTCTCCTAAACTCATTCATTGACAGTTGGTGAAGCACATACTGAGCTACTTAAAAGGGACACTCCATCATATATTATTACTAGCTAAATCTTCAGCTAATTTATCTCTTTGGTGCTATGTAGATGATGATTGGGCAAGTGATCTTGATGATAAAAAATCCACTTTGGGGTGGAAGTTTAATCATATGGagattttagaaacaaataattatttctcgGCCTAGCATAGAGACCGAGTAACTGTGTTTAGCTGCAACAAGTGTGATAACCTCAATGTGGTGTATCTTAGTGCTAATCCCATCCTTCACTCAAAAGACTAAGCATGTCGAATTAGACATATACTTTGTTTGTGACTTGGTTCTCCAAAAGAAGATTTCCATTCAACATCTTAAGTTGTTGAAGTTGTAGCAAAAAACCTCTATTTACTACCTCTTTTCAGCAATTATGATTCAAGCTCAATGTTGGCTTGTGTGGGGCgtaattttttctcattatccaatttatttgttcatttaatTGAGTTTGTCATGGGAAAGACGATTTGTTTTCTAagttaaaaagataattattttaaataatttcattcaaaatctTAGTTTGAAAGATAactaatgataaaaaaaattggttaacATGAACTCAATTCAAATCTTTAAATCCGAAGTTTTACAAATTTCTTCAGGCTTAAGGAAAAGTTTGGAGCGGAAGGACGCGTTTCGTGACCCAAGAGAGCACACGGCGTCGTGtaagttcaaaatttcaacaatttttctaaaatatctcCGCTTTGGTTGAGCGTTGGGTccccctttctctctctccaccTCCTTTTCTTATTGATGCATAGATTACATTGATTAGGTTCAGTTTCATCATAATCTCCCCATTTTTCTCTAGATTTCAACTCGATCAAACGTAGAGCTTCTACACTTTTGGAttcttcaaattcaatatCTCCGTATCCTTTAATTCGGTCCTGAAAAGGATTTTCGTTTTGATCTTCATCTCCATGTCGATGCTTAATTCCTTCTTCAACAAGGGCTTCAAGGCTGCACAATGGTAtctcatctttttattttgattgctttttccccattttctctcttattcTTCATTGAACTCTGTTGGTCACtgctttaatttattgatttgagatttcagaatttttgtttttgataaagGCGATCACCCTCTTCGGTTTATATGATTTACTTCACAATTTGCACTTTTGTATACAGTAAAACACTGCTTAAATTGACAATTCCACGAATAAAGCTGTTGAGGAATCGAAGAGAGATCCAGCTTAAGCAGATGCGCCGAGACATAGCTAAGCTTCTCGAAACAGGACAAGAAGCTACTGCTCGCATTCGTGTATGTGTTACTTCCTCAAGTGCATTAGATCATTTTGATGTTGAAAGAGGGAGGATAAGAAAGGAGGGGCATTGTTCGATGTCCTGGAACTTTTTGTTATCTTAGTTAAATCTTCTTTTGGATTCAGGTTGAACATATAATCAGAGAAGAGAATATGATGGCCGCTCAGGAAATTCTTGAATTGTTCTGTGAGCTTATTGTTGTTCGCCTTCCAATTATTGAAACACAAAGGTAATTTTTCCTAACCCAtttattcttcatttgaaaatatttcttattgTAATGTAATAAAACATGAGAAAGATCTGAATGCAACTGAGTTAAATAGGTTACACTTACAGTGCTTGAAGCAGATAGTAGATGCTCCCTACTATCTTTAATATACATGGACCTTTTTTTTGAGGGAAAAACATCCTTTAGTTTCATTGACAATGTGAAATTACAATAGTTGAAGATGTCCTATCGTTATGATTTACTAAACAGCTTTTTCAATGGTAAGTAACAAAActtaaatcatatatatagaagTAGGGGTGCTTACAAGttacaaaaacaatacaaGACACTTACATCATAATTATAGAAGTAAGGGTTGCTTACAAGttacaaaaacaatacaaGAGTCAAGACTATAAGAGGGAACATGACAATAATGGTAAATGGTTCTTGTTCCACTTGTTCATGAACAATTTCCTGACTTCTTCCCTGAGGACAATGAAGCTCTTCATCTGGGGGTAATTTTAGATCACCAATCATGCACAGCTATGCAAGAAAGGGCAGAAATGCACGATCTACTGCACCAAACTAATGAATGATTTCagttgtttattattttatggtGAACATGCAGTTGTTTCTTATCTACTGCACCAAACTAATGTGTCTTTCGAGTTGTTTGTTAGTTTGTGCTAGGCGTGCAACTGCCCATCATTTTGTGGGACGGTGTATGGCACTATTTAATAGGTTGGGATGTTGCTTATTAAGACAGGCTTCATTTTTCCTTGGTTAAGTCTTTTTGGAGAGACCACCCTCTTGAATGGTGGAAATGTACTGATTTGTACTAATCAATCTATCCTTTTCTAAGTGTTTTAGAGAGAGTAGCTTACAGGATACAATAACCAAAgtttattactattaattgtattttttctcaaacatttatttatctaagATGTGCACGTATCTTATAAAACGTAGATTAGGGTGTTAGATCTCTAGTCGGTTTTGAGTTCAAATTTCGAACTCTCTACTGGACTCCTCTGTAAAGGCTTTATACTTTTTGATGAGCATTCAATTTATCTACATTAAATTCAAAGCTGCATTATGACACACAActaactaaatttgtaactatgGATTTGTCTACCAATTATACTTTCTTAAAGGCCGTTTTCTatgagaatttaattttatcaatagaTATGATATGTATATAATGAGTTCAGGATTTCCTTCATAATTTGTTAAGGAGCAGTTGcttcatttaaaaatgtgtACTTGAtgacaaaaattataaatgttgtATCTGCAGTTCTTTATTTCCCAATGTGATGTGAATTTATCTCAATTGTGTTTGTCCTTTTTCTATTGAAAATTGGCTTGTGGCCCTCTCATTCTTTGGGTAATTTCATGATGAGTAAGTATCCATATGTGTGCTATTTTGATTTGTAAAAATGCATATTAGAAATATGGTTGTATTTCACTTTGAAGTTTGAATACACATTTGCATGTAAAGTATTTTTGTGCATTTCATGTGGaatattctttcatttgagTTGATTATTGCTGAACCTTCCTGCTATGATGGATGTTAAGTCTTAGATTGTTCAATGTTAACCTAGTTACCTAACCTGATCATTTAACTCCTTTGGATGACTGAAAACGCCATGCCTTGCAAACCGAAATTTAATTCATTGAGGGTGTTGCTAACTTGCAATAAAGTAACAAGTCTGCTTACCATTTCACAATTTTTCTGAGTTAACCACCAACCTCTTATTTTCTGGTGAAAATCCACGTGGTCTTTTGGATGATAGATTCTGCCTCAAGTTACCTGAAACTAGGAACTACATGTCCAAATTGCAATCTTAACTGcaaaatatttcaagtctTACTTCATATTTACTGCAGAGAATTTATGCATTCCTTGTTGAATCAATGCTGATTAGTCGCAGCATCTCGATATTTCATTTTGTCTCATTTATTTCATCTAGTCCATTGTgatctttgtttttgtatttctaaatgGTGTATGTCTTTCTATGCTTATTTTGGAAGTATaaatgaacttttttattctaaCTTCACTTTGTTTCTTATGGTTATTTTCTTGAGACGTGCTCCTCCTACTTTATTCTCACCTCTAATGTCACTTGTCGCTGTAAAACCTCTAAATTTTCAGGGAATGTCCTCTAGACTTGAAAGAAGCGATCTCAAGTGTGTGTTTTGCTGCTCCAAGGTGTGCTGATCTTACAGAGCTTATCCAGGTTCAGATGCTTTTTGGTGCTAAATATGGAAAGGAATTTTTATCAGCTGCAACTGAGCTCATGCCTAACTGTGGCGTTAATCGTCAGGTTCATAGAACTGCTTGTTTATGTTTGATTAGAAGGAAAGCTTTTCAGCAGTCCATAggattatatatttctttttaaaattcgaTTGCAGTTGATAGAGCTGCTTTCTGTTCGTGCTCCTTCACCTGAAAAGAAACTGAAGCTGTTGAAGGAAATTGCTGAAGAGCATGACTTAGATTGGAATCCTGCTGAAACTGAAGCTGAATTTAACAAATCTCCAGAAGATTTGCTTGTAAgtgttgtttctttttgtctcCACTTATAGTGACCCTTTTATGCCTTAAGCTTATCTTCTCCTTTTGCAGAATGGATCGACACAGTTTGTCGGCGCATCAAAATTACCTCTTCCTCAAGAGAAACACAATGAAACATCCAATACCACTACCGATTTGGCTAGTGGACCCCAACCTGACTCTGATTCTGAATTGGACATGTTAGACTTTCCTGAAGTTCCAAAGATGTCAGTATGTCCGCAGCCTACTATAGATGCTGGCTCTGCACCATCAATGATCCCACCTCCATCTGTGTCGCCACCGCGTGAAACTGATCATGCTTCTTTTGAGTATTCTGGTATTCCTGAATCACCGCCACAAAATCTACACTCGAGACATGAGGAGGTGACTCTAGTGAGATCTGTTTCACCCAGCAACGATCAAATGAATGTTTCTGTTGGTGAAGATAAACAGTTTCTGCCTTTTATTACTCCCCCATCATTGTCACCTTCATTCTCTCGTAGACAAACTGAGTTGTCGCCATCCTCTGATCCAACGACGCCTGAGGAGAAGTTTGATATCAAACCTCGGATCAGAGAAGAGATAAATTCACCACTACCCTCTGTTTCAAGGGCTTCTGAGGAGAAGTATGGTTTCAAACCACGGTTCGAACCAGAGATAAATTCAACACCATCCTCTGTTTCGAGGACAATGAGTGAGGTCAATGCAGATCTCGGTGTTGATTTGCAGGACGTTCTGGCAGCTGCTCAGGCTGCTGCTGAAACCGCTGAACGTGCTGCCGCTGCAGCTCGTTCTGCTGCTAGTCTCGCCAAGGTTAGAATTGACGAGctcacaaagaaaaagaatgataagGACCCTGAAATTAGTTGCGAAAATCCGTTTCACGGAGGTACTGCAAGTCCAGCAGATCATACAGAAACATACAAATTGAACCAACAAGATTCTCTGGGATACCATTCTAGTGCAATGCCATATTATTCACAAGATTCttttcaagaacatcacaAATTAAGTCGCGATCCAGAAGTTTCTGATCACAGCCAACTCAAGCCAGAAAAATCAAGTTTCGATTACTCTCCTGGTAATTCACCATCTGAACATCAGACAGTAGCCCCTCATCAGCCACAGAGGCTCCCTTCAATGGACGACGACCCATACTTTTCATACCCAAATTTATTCACATCACAGAAACCAAATCCAGGATTCGATCATTCATCAGCTGGTGGTTCCTGATCTGCGTGAGGTTTGAGTTATATGCAAACGCGATGCCTTTGAGGCTCAAGGTTTCctgaattgatattttgttcAGCTTTTATCATGAGTTTTCAATCTCTTTCAGAGCTATGGTAGCGAGCATTCAATGTACAAAACAACAGTAAAGATATAATGTACAATTGTTGATTTCTTTTCATGTACACTTTTTATGccctttaatttgtatttgtttgatCTCCAAACCATGTGGTATTTGCTTAATGAGAACGGAAGAGTTCTACGGTGGGGGCATTGAACACGAAAACTCAGAATTAGGATCCAAcatttgtacattttttttttctctctctaacaTGATGGAGCAGATGGATGTTGTTGGTAACTATGAGATCTTAAATGAAGGAATAGGAATACATATTGGCTGTTGATTTGAAGCAAATAAGTACCAAGGTAAACGTTGAAAACTTGGGTTTAATGGGATGAAAATTGTAGTTGGGATtgggaaaaaaattagaaaaaatgggCTGTTCGAAGACACTAAgttaaacatttatttttgagttaattttcataaatataaccaaacattcaaatatttacaactcatttaacaaaatcataatgTTGGTTCAATTGGATACTTACATTTGATTTGAGACAGCGAAACACATGATATTTTTGAAGTTGGAGAATTGAACTTTAATCTTCAAGGGTGGTCAGCTTCAGGGGTAGAGAGTTCTCTCGCTCTTAAGAGAATTCTCTTTAAGCTTTAATCTTCAAGGGTGGTCAACTAGAGTTTTCTCGCTCTTAAGACAATTATCTTTAAACCTTCTAGAGTAAAAGAATTTCAACTCCCACAAATGAGGAGAACTTCTTTGATGGGTTTTATGGGCTTGAGTCATGTTGGTCTATGGACCAAATCCATGAACTCAAACACATGAATTTTGGTCATATTTAGCATTTGAgctaaattaagcttattttgaACTCAACTGAACTTTAGtcaaagtaaataatatttaattgaaccgaactaattaacttgatccaactgttttaataataacatgTGCCATGATTAGAATTAGTCAATTTATgtcttcaattatttgtatttttcatcattaatttagtaaatgatatgacaatttgtgattggtttcaaaattttttattaaattgtgtGTTTGgtccataaaattttaaaatgtaccCTTTTAGTCACATGTTTAATAAGAATTGACCCGTATGATCTctgagtttttaaaatgtatttttaacctttgagttattaaaaataagtttaaaagatCCTTCgtgtatttctttatttgattttctaaaataattctatgatatttaaattagaaaagaaatagttttAAAGATGGTATGAATTTTAGAAATCATTCATCTAGtgtaaaatatcatataactatttaaaaaaaatatataaagttatttGAGGAACTTTTTAAACCTAGTTTTAAAAACTCTTGAACTAGaaagatatattttcaaaactctaAGACCAAATAAGACAATTCTAATAAacctaaaaactaaaaagataaaCTTTTGACTATAAACGAAGACAATCAACATTCaaaacacatactattataaaccaaatataatatgtcTGCATCTCAAATACAGACCATAATTAGtaagaaaatattatgatcacatattataataatctacTCAAACTTGGTTGAAAGATTCTCAAAAACCAATTACACAAAGTCTATCTTGCATTTAAGAACTAAAGACTAACTATTTGATCTAATCATCTTAAGTTGAAAAATACTCACGAGTGCTAGTACATCTACGACTTTTTAAAGCTTGGAATTACTTAGCAAAAGATAACATTGGAGTTGCAACATCAAAGTCAACAAAACCATAAACTTAAGTTTCATCTTACCACCTTGTCTTCTGTTGGATCTTTTCGAGGTCATCATcctacaaatattttgtatttttaatccATAGCATCAAAGACCAAACAACACCTATGCAATCAAACATGTCACCCAAGATATTGAATAATTGAACTCAATATTTTACATAGTCAAGCAAGTGGTCGCCTTATTCCATGGAAAATTTCTGTAATATCGTCAATCAAAAACAGTAGATCTAACATGAAAATTTATGGCATCTACCATACAATATGATTAAGGTAATTCCTTtcagtaaaagaaagaaagaagtttACATGCAAGGGCACTTTTATCCTACCAtgagttaaaaagaaatagttgaACAATGACAATTAACCAATTTTCTGAACTTTATTACGATTTGGTATTTGTTTGGGTTTGATTGCCATATTTAGAGGTAGCCCTTAAATGAGAGTAATAAATGTGGGATGGGAAGCTTAGGAGAGTATGTATCCAGAACAATTTCAGTAGAGAAATAAAATTGGGGTTTAGGACAAGACAGCCAGATGAGTAAAAAGAAGGGCTTTCTAAAGGTTAAACCTGCACAGGTCAAAATTgcaaatagataaaatataaaacaccATCACTTGCACTATAAGATGGTACAATTTGCAAATGGACAAAGGCTGATTACTGATGCAcaaatgaatttcaaaatgCAGTTACAGAATAATTAGGAATAGGATATGGTTgctaagaaagaaaagagaaaccaAAAAGggggagaaagaaaagaagaaaaaaagtagaagaaatttataagtaaaaattaaagtcaCAAAtcattccttttctttactGAGCCATGGGGAGGTCATCTTGGACCAGAAAGCTCAACTGCATGCAGATTTTCAGTTGAATCGACAATCCAATCGGAATTTGGATGGGGCGATAGATCGATTTCTTGCCGAAGGATTTCCACCTTTTGCCACTCATCCCATCTTTCTGCCAATCCATCACCTTCAAGCATTCTTACCACCTCGGACATCTTTGGTCGGTCCATTGGGGAGCCTTGTGTGCAGAGTAAGGCAACTTGAATCAACTGTTCTACCTCAGATTCTATATAATTATTCTGAAGATCAGGGTCAACCAGCATTTCTAGcttcttctctttcaataGTCCTTTCACCTATTAAATCGAGAAGTTCTGTTAACTAATACTTCATCAAAACATGTATATTTACACTCTTCACAGTCCCCAGCCCCAGTAATTAATAATGAACCTAGGTTCCTTAGTGTTCTTACCCAATCAAGAAGCATGACATCATCATCATTGGCAAGTCGAGCCAAATCGAAAGCCCTTTGACCAGTGATAAGCTCTAACAGCATGATACCATACCCGAAAACATCTGTTTTCTCAGAAGATTTCCCAGTGGAAAGGTACTCAGGAGCTATATGTCCAATCGTACCACGTACTGCAGTGGTGACATGAGTATCTTTGTAATCCATAAGTTTAGCCAACCCAAAGTCCCCTACAACAGCTTCAAACTCCTCATCCAGCAAAATATTTGCAGCTTTTACATCACGATGAATGATCTTTGGATCACAGTGATCGTGCAAATAAGACAGCCCTCTTGCAGATCCCAATGCAATTCGCTTTCTTGTTCTCCAATCAAGAGGTGGTTGGGATGGTGGTCGTTCTAAAATATTAGAACCAAACTGATTAGAAAAGAAATcgtataaattttaaacttcatttcaattttatttagatttaagaagaaaaccatTCTTTCCACAACTCCATCTCGATAggtagagaaagaaaatgcatGACAAAGAAGATCCCGACCCTAAAACAGGTACCTCTTAAGCAAGATGCCACACTT
This DNA window, taken from Cucumis sativus cultivar 9930 chromosome 6, Cucumber_9930_V3, whole genome shotgun sequence, encodes the following:
- the LOC101208940 gene encoding uncharacterized protein LOC101208940; translated protein: MSMLNSFFNKGFKAAQCKTLLKLTIPRIKLLRNRREIQLKQMRRDIAKLLETGQEATARIRVEHIIREENMMAAQEILELFCELIVVRLPIIETQRECPLDLKEAISSVCFAAPRCADLTELIQVQMLFGAKYGKEFLSAATELMPNCGVNRQLIELLSVRAPSPEKKLKLLKEIAEEHDLDWNPAETEAEFNKSPEDLLNGSTQFVGASKLPLPQEKHNETSNTTTDLASGPQPDSDSELDMLDFPEVPKMSVCPQPTIDAGSAPSMIPPPSVSPPRETDHASFEYSGIPESPPQNLHSRHEEVTLVRSVSPSNDQMNVSVGEDKQFLPFITPPSLSPSFSRRQTELSPSSDPTTPEEKFDIKPRIREEINSPLPSVSRASEEKYGFKPRFEPEINSTPSSVSRTMSEVNADLGVDLQDVLAAAQAAAETAERAAAAARSAASLAKVRIDELTKKKNDKDPEISCENPFHGGTASPADHTETYKLNQQDSLGYHSSAMPYYSQDSFQEHHKLSRDPEVSDHSQLKPEKSSFDYSPGNSPSEHQTVAPHQPQRLPSMDDDPYFSYPNLFTSQKPNPGFDHSSAGGS